The genomic DNA CATAACCCCCGGCAGCGCGATGAACCACTTCGCGCTCGCCCGCGCGCACCTTGCGCTCGGGAACGCCGAGCACGCGAGAAGGCACGCGGAAAGGATGCTCGCGCTATATCCGGAGTACGCGGCGACGAGCGAGAAGGTCGCGGAGCTGGTGGGGAGGGTGGGGGAAAAGTAAGTTAGTTTAATTTGGTAATCCATACCAAGCATGTTTTAGATTAGCGTTGGATCCATCGTAATAAGCAAAATGGGGATAATTGTCCGAATCTAGCGCAATTGAACATCCATACAGCCCGATTTCCCCGGCGCCATCAACAACAACATTATTCCAGCCAGGATCAGTGAATCTCGCATATTTAAGATCTTTATTCCACTCATCGCGATAACCAACGCGAGCATTACCCGCAGAATCCAGTTCCATCGAAACCCAAAAACCGGTACCGCCTTGTTCGTCAATAATATCAAAGGACCACTGCTCACCGTTATTCCATGCGTATTTTA from bacterium includes the following:
- a CDS encoding tetratricopeptide repeat protein codes for the protein MNHFALARAHLALGNAEHARRHAERMLALYPEYAATSEKVAELVGRVGEK